From Arachis hypogaea cultivar Tifrunner chromosome 3, arahy.Tifrunner.gnm2.J5K5, whole genome shotgun sequence:
AAAGATTTGTCATTGGCTAATGAGTTTGCATGCACAAAGTAAAATTTAAACTTCTAACATTTGTTTAAAAAGactaataaactagttactagactAACCCAACTTAATTTAACACAAACTATTATGCAtatgtcacaaaaaaaaaaattatagacatGATATCAAATTAGATTATGAGAATTATATAAAAGGTAGAATTTATAGGACCTAATCATAGTTaaaatagttatataaattttgttaaaattaaaaatatattttttatattttgataatattttttcaattaaaaaatacgTTAAATAATAACACAATATTTTGAGAAATAGAAATAGATTAAACTAGGCTTTATTTTTAACCGGCCAGATTTATCATGTAGTTAATTAACTTAAATCTGGTATGTAATTTACTAGGTTGCATTTAGTTTTaaatataggataaaacaaaacactaaaaataagacgtaaaagataaagatacaaaaattattgattttgcattttgtttgatgataaactaaaataaattataaaagtttaatttattctttttttattaaaaaaagttagaaagaaaaatataataataaaaatataattataaaaatcaacaaaaataataaaagaaaaaataaaaaataagttgtgtctcttgtcagtatttttgtgtcttttctatcaggatgaacacaaaatatattaatttaatgtcTTTAAACACAATGTCTTTATCCATATCTCATTTGTTAAACACAATTTTATATTCCTATATTTTTATCTCAAGATTATGTGTCTATAAACAAACACAGCCCTGTATACCTTTTTTAAGTCTACAATCTACTATATACTTTTTTAAAAGTGCTAAACTTTGACATGTAAATTAAATATGACTTGGTTTAAAGTCTATTAAAAGGTtgacaatttttattttataaaaataaaaaaataaaaaagtattatttataaaaactattttttaataaaaactacttatatataatatgttaaatttaatgtttacaaaaacttttaaattttaaaatatttatgtatttatttatgttttaataaattcaaatatttttgatAGATTAGTAGGATTAATTAATGAACATAAATTtaatctattaatatattaagatttttataataatttaagtcTAGACCTATTTTATAATAGGCCGATTAGATCAAGTTAAATACAGGTCGCTTAGTCTAATTTTTCCCTAATTATTTGACATTGTTAGAGGAGAGGGATAGAGGGTAATCCTGATCTTATGAAGTATGAACCTTCTTCAGGGGTTCCTCTAAACCAAGTTGAGCAGGTTCTTCGCCAGGAAAACAGCCAACCTAAGAGTGAAAGAAAAATAGCTCAAAATTAAAACAGTTTAGGATTTGTATTGAGTAAAGGGTTAATCTGTTATTGTAGGGGATTTTTTGTACATTATTGtagcattttttttttggtgcTTTTGTAGCATTTTTATATATGGTGTTACGTTACCTAGGTTTTTGTTGCTTACTGGGTCTTATTAATCCACATCTGGGCCCGCTCCTCCACgtaaaaacaggaagaaaaaaaaaaacaagatgtGCCTTTGGGGCTTTGGGCTAGGgaaataaaaaagatgaatattattaccaaaaaaaagaaaagaaaaatatttagatatattaaagatgtaaaaaaaatttaatttaaataatactcTTAGCTAATATATGTAgacttaattattttttatatatgtatatagattgaATATACAACTAGTTGTAAAAAACTTCGTGATATATGTTTTATGTATTTATAGCTCTTTATATAAATGTTTGAATAAAAAATCTACTGTTAGTACTAAATAGGAGATTATAATTTAGAGAGACAGAGACTACACTAATCATTCTCAATTAAGTTATTTGACGGTAAATATTTTTGCaagttaataataaaataatcactGGATATTTGACAATGACAAACGAAAAAAAGGACAATTAGTATATCTATGAAGTGATTAGACAAGAAAAAATATTAAGTGATTTTATatacctaaaataataataaatattatatccacgttaaaaattaattactaaattaattgtcatgtatttatataaatttatgtgTAATATTTTATATacgtttaatataaattttatatttaatacaaataatttatttttaatatatataatatgattttaaaataatttgtattaaagttttttaaaatagaaatattggtgtctaaaaaaattaagaatattgataaggggcctgctacacatacaagtaaaaaggccgtacaagttttacaagttatcaGTCCAAATTTCATTAACACGCGCATTAACTcattttgaatggagcgtaactacacgcgcccccactcaaacggttcctcttcgtcttcttcttcttcttcttctcttcttcttcttcttcttcttcttcgtcttcgtcttcgtcttcttcttcttactcttcctcttcctcttcctcttcctcttcttcttcttcttcgttttttttttcgattttcatgatttctgaaattcttcttcttcttcttgctgcacgttcttcttacTCTTACTCTTTTtattctccttttctttcgtttctgcacgttcttcttcctcgttttcctcttcttcttcttcttcttcttcatttacgtcttttctctctgttttctctttttttcgatttttcatggtaaaatcgtttttgaagaagaagaagcagtagaagatgaggaggagaaagagaaagagttctgaattatgcataagatgtactttaacgaattttgggtgtatttttttaaatcctttgggtgtattttctgtaaccctttgggtgtattcctataatcgtttgggtgaattcttgtaaccgtttgggtgtattttctataatcctttgggtgcatttctgtaatcatttgggtgtatttgagtgatatctgactgatatctatgggtgtatctgactcatatctatagGTGTATCTtattgatatctatgggtgtatttttcatttcagaaaaaatgacaagcattacagaaatacacccaaacgattacataaaatacacccaagtgattacagaaatacacccaaacgattacataaaatacacccaagagattacagaaatacacccaaacggttacaagaattcacgcaaacgattatagaaatacacccaaaagattacagaaaatacacccaaaggatttaagaaatacacccaaaatcatgcataattcagaactctttctctttctcctcctcatcttctgctaattcttcttcttcaaaaacaatttcagagcttgatgtcaaaaaacaatagaaatcgagaataacgaaaaaaagaaaacagagagaaaagcacgtaaatgaagaaggagaaagaaaagggaagaaacaaaagaaaagaagaagaagaagaggaagaggaagaagaacgtgcagcaagaagaagaagaaggtgcaatgaAAACGTGCCGTAACAGTATGTGGAGGAACTAACGTCAAcgacgaagaacaaaccagtgagaaaggaggagaaaagaacgatcgaaaaagaaggagaagaagaagggatgTAGCGCGTGTAAGGAACGTAGCACTTGCAGCGAATTTTGGGGATTAGAGTTTAATTGGCTTGTAATACttacaagccctaatcgcttgtatGCAGAGTTTTCCCCTATTGATAAATTgagaaatatattttaattattttaaaattatgataATAACAATTAGGATTAATCTCTATATACAAGTGTTTTGCATTTACAAGCTTTACAAGTATGAAGAAAACAAAATCCACTAAATATATTACGTGCCTCTTTAACAgacttttaaatcaattcaaatcaattaacgcGTAAATATATAAcatccatttttcaaaagatttcgtttcttttttcaaatttcttgccaaatttgttggatctccttcttgcttcgtttttttcatgatttctaaaatcaagctttgaaattgttttgaagataatgaaacttcagaaatattccaaacgattacagaaaggattacagaaatactcCTAAACGGTTacataaatacacccaaagattatagaaatacatccaaaggatttaaaaaatacacccaaaatatggaggagacagtatatttcttcttgaaatcttttaatgttttgctggttaaggacgaggcacatggcagagacaatctaaaaaaaactagaagaacagtaaaacagtacattaaataatgtttcttcgttttttctggtgatttttgatggagatttgtatattttcttcttgatttcttctactcttcgcgAGGAGTTGAAACGTGTCTTTTGTTTCGAATATCGCTTGAATCTTGACGTTTtaattgaggaagaagaagaagagtgcgAATCTTGACGGTTTGTGTTTTGATTGAGGAAAAAGAGGAAGAGTGCAGAAGAGTGCGGCATAATGAACGACGCTCGATTTTAAAGGAGTGGTGCGCGTGTCTTGGACTTAAACCAACTTGTATAGCTTATAAGCCAAAAAGGCTTGTATAGCAGAtctctaataattatatataaaaaatttaaaattggataataattaaTTCCTAAATTTGATCgttttagtatgtttttcatTTTAAGTTTTTCTTCCAGATAGTTATAATTGGCCATTGTGAATGTCAATGTCACTAATCACTAGGCAAATATCAAATTCAAGTTGTGGAGATTTGGCTATTTGGATTTAGCGGTGGAATATGGAGCTACCGCCTCCACTAGAAATACCGTcgtattaattataatttatgaaaACCCACCAATCCGCAGTCTCCACGTGGCAAATCCATTACATTTGTTTAACTTAGTTGTGTGCAAGTGTAACTGTGTAGTGTGTTGTGTACCCACTCGTTCATTCCGGCAACGGCACAAGTTACAAAATCCACAACCGCCaccttcaccttcaccttcacGGCTTCATGACCAAAATTCTAAGATCTCTTGTGCTCAACACTCAAAGATGATGATGCTGTGTTTGGGTAAATTCGCTGGATTCTCAATAAATCCAATTCATCTCTGCGATTCCACCAGATTCGTACAGCATCGCCATGTGAACTTGAAATTCAGATCAACATGGAGATGGCGCGTCATGGCTCAAGATTCCTCTTCCTCTGAATCTTCTTCTTTTGCAATTGATTCTGATACTTCCGACAAAAACGCTTCTGCTCctgggtattattattattatctatattcttttttattttctcgcTGATAATTGGTTAATAAGAATCCAATAATATTTTAGATAAAATAGATTAATTATAGATCCTTCTTTTCAATTTGAAGTTGTTAGTTAATCAATTGAAGTTGTGGCGTATTTTGTTGAGTTGAGTGCTGTTGAAGATTGGAGATTGTTTAATTAGGGGAGGGCCAAAAAATAAAAGTGACACTATTGTTGACTTCAATTTGTTCCAATCCAAATGCAGATTCTGCATCATAGAAGGTCCAGAAACAGTACAAGACTTTGCCAAGATGGAACTCCAAGAGATTCAGGATAACATTCGGAGTCGGAGGAACAAAATTTTTCTCCATATGGAAGAGGTCAGAATGAATTCACTTTTTCTACAACTAAATGATTATTACTATACTATTCTGTTGTAGTTTTACTGAATGAATAGAGATTGCTATTTTgaagattaatttatttattaatgctGTAATGGAGCTTGTTGGAAGTCAATTTCCCTTATCATGCCATTGTTGCCGTTGCCAATCTGTCTAAATGAAGAATCTTTCACAAGCAATTGCATCCGAGCACCATGCTTATCTTGTTTTGTGGGTCCTGCATAACCCTTCAAATAAATATTTTCCACTATCAACctctgaaaaataaattaaagacgCACAATATCAAGGGTACTTCTTTAAGTAGTTAACAGATTCCAATTTATGTGGCGTAGTTCCAAAATGAAGGTCTTACAATAGGATGTTCTTTGCAGACGGGTTCAGAAGTTGTAGAGTTGAATATATTATGGTCTTATAGATGCTTTGCCATTTTGCTATGGTTCTATACTCTTGTATTGGGTTATGTTGATCTTGGTTTTATTATTATCAATCTTCTAAAGTCAACAGGTGGAACTGCTTAATGTTCAAccaatcatttatttatttatatattttcaatcTTTTGGAAGCCATTTTACATGAACAACATCCTCTTGTATTTATAGGTTCGTAGGCTTAGGATACAACAAAGGCTGAAAAATGCTGAACTTGGAATTTTAACAGAAGAGCAGGAGAACGAACTTCCTAACTTCCCATCATTTATTCCATTCTTGCCCCCTTTGGTAAGTTTTGTGGCATTAGTTATGAATCATCTCAACTATGTATTTAATAACAAGAAGCCAGGGATTTTTCATAATTCTTGATGAATATGAAGAATTTACTTTTAAGTTGCATGGGTTTGGCAAATGGTATTAACAGTATATTGTTTGCAGACTTCTGCAAACCTGAAGCAATATTATGCAACCTGTTTTTCTCTCATTGCCGGGATAATTCTTTTTGGCGGTCTCCTTGCACCCACTGTAAGATGTTCTTGCACTTAGTTTCTGTGTTTTCAGGCATGTATCAAATAATGATGTTTACTTTGAAAGATGCCAAGCTTCGCATTTAAGAGAAACATATTTAGCTTACTCTGCACCTTTTTTTAATGTATCTCATGTGTCATTTGGTAATAACTCCATTAGTTTTTCAACTTTCAGCATTTTTAATGCTCATTTTGTCATTTTTGTGTCATTTCTCAGTTGGAGCTTAAGCTTGGGCTAGGGGGCACATCTTATGCAGATTTTATTCGAAGTGTACATCTGCCTATGCAGTTGAGGTAGATCCCTGTTCCTAGTCTCTTGTTGCTTACTTACTCTTTTAATCCCAGAAACTGAactcttttaataatagaactgcaTGTTGTTTGTCTTTTATGGATATTTGATGGGTGTCTATCCCTTGCTAAAATGAATATTGGTGCAGTCTGTTCGTTGTTTCCTATCTTAACCACATTTTGTTGGATATTCTAGTCAGGTTGATCCGATAGTGGCGTCATTTTCCGGAGGAGCAGTTGGAGTGATCTCAGCTTTAATGGTTGTTGAGATAAATAATGTAAAACAGCAGGAGCAGAAAAGATGCAAATACTGTCTTGGTACCGGTAAGATTTCAAAAGCTCGCTTGTCATGTTCATTTTTAGGGGTTGAATTTTCGGACGGTAGAATTGAATGATATCTTTCAATTCTTCTGGTAACTTATTTACCCTTCTTAATGTACACATTCTTCCTACCTCTGGTTTCAATTGGATTCGTGAATCGTGATACAAATGTCTCCTCCACCCTCCTTAtcttttctccttttcatcacTATTGCAATTCAAAAAGGATTATAAAACTACCCAAATAATGAATCTGGATAGGTTTTTGTGACTATATGATGGATTGTCCACCTTGTAGATGTCAAATTTAACATTATACTTTCATTCATAACTCAGTTGCAGGGGATTATTGCTGTATAAAATGCCCACTTGAAGTCCTTGTTAAAACATAAAGCAGAAAGTGGAGGAACTATATCAGATATAAAATGGGTCAtgcgaaaattctaaaaattaatttatatggtGAAATTAGCTGAGGTAGTTGACGTTACCTGTTATTTATTTGCTCTTTATCAGGATATCTTGCATGTGCCCGCTGTTCTAGCACAGGAGCCCTGGTTCTGATTGAACCAGTCTCCACGGTCAATAGTCGAGACCAGCCTTTATCGCCACCAAAAACTGAGAGATGTTCTAATTGTTCAGGATCTGGCAAGGTTAGTCATTTAAAAGCATTGAACTTCATCTTTTTTTAGATGACATTCATTGATATATTCAAAAACTGCCACAATCTACATACCTAAGGATTGATGTTGTACATTTTGATAAGGATAAAATGTTTTCCCGTGTTAACTAGGCCTAGGCTAATCGGATATAAGGAGAATAAGTTAGTTTACCTGCTTGGTCATGTTGTAAATTGTTGGATAACTGTCACGGTAATATCTGGTTTCAGGTTATGTGTCCAACATGTCTCTGCACTGGAATGGCCATGGCAAGCGAACATGATCCTCGAATTGACCCTTTTGATTAGAGGTTTAATACCGATAACTATACCCCGCAGGCAATTTGAATTGTAAAATTTGTGATATTTCAGTTGCAGAACAATAGATAGAATTTCTGTAAATATGTATAAAGTCAAAAGAAAGAGATCAACAATTAGAAGTCTGTTTTAATTGAATTGAgaggagaaaaaagaaagagaaaaaagaaagacgAGCAGGAAGTGGAAAAAGAGAGGAGGGGGATGGTTTTGCAAACTTTGACAAGCAAAACTCAATGGTCCTAAGATATTGGTAAGTGACTTGAAACAGTTCCTAGGTGTTTTAACTGGCATGTAGTCATAGACCGCCGTGTCACAGTTGTGTAATGGAGTAATAAATATATTGATCAATGACATGTGATGCACTGTTGTGTTGTGACATATTACACGGATTGTTTGGGTCTCGgtcaattttaagtttagtgttctttgTGTTGggtagtttcttttctttttctatatgatTTTTGCTGGTCCTGCTTGTTGTCTTCGTACCTCCACTTGAGGTGTTAGagctatttttttcaaaaaaaaaaaaagaaaaagaaaattaatagtATACAAATATTCTAAAACAAAATAGTTTATGTTTGACTTTATAtttatgtaaatcgaatcaactaAATTCGATTTATATTTTTTCGtaattaaatcaatttgattcgatttactatatatgctgtgttaataataaatatatatgctATGTTAATAATAAATCGATGGTTAATTCAATTTACTACTTTTgtagtatatatatgtaaatcgaTTTAGTATCGATATAAATTattgacatttttatttttaactttaatgTATTATatcctatttatttttattcattgataatcattagttttctatttttaataaaaatttgaattgattaaatagattatttttcaattagtaatataattattgtgatatttattttgtttagtaatattttttaatttatttaatctgattaatcatctctttcttattttatgctaatttaattaattaaagttaataaatttcagttattttaattcttgtaattttttattataataatatatttctattaatgtattaatataattttaatatttatatgtcactaacaataataata
This genomic window contains:
- the LOC112789477 gene encoding protein ORANGE-GREEN, chloroplastic, yielding MMMLCLGKFAGFSINPIHLCDSTRFVQHRHVNLKFRSTWRWRVMAQDSSSSESSSFAIDSDTSDKNASAPGFCIIEGPETVQDFAKMELQEIQDNIRSRRNKIFLHMEEVRRLRIQQRLKNAELGILTEEQENELPNFPSFIPFLPPLTSANLKQYYATCFSLIAGIILFGGLLAPTLELKLGLGGTSYADFIRSVHLPMQLSQVDPIVASFSGGAVGVISALMVVEINNVKQQEQKRCKYCLGTGYLACARCSSTGALVLIEPVSTVNSRDQPLSPPKTERCSNCSGSGKVMCPTCLCTGMAMASEHDPRIDPFD